One stretch of Vulpes lagopus strain Blue_001 chromosome 12, ASM1834538v1, whole genome shotgun sequence DNA includes these proteins:
- the FAM163B gene encoding protein FAM163B, whose protein sequence is MTAGTVVITGGILATVILLCIIAVLCYCRLQYYCCKKDESEEDEEEPDFAVHSHLPPLPGSRNLVLTNGPALYPAASTSFSQKTPQARALCRSCSHYEPPAFFLQEPEDESVRNGGERVAYQSVGQEDSELPPGGLGGLQALNPNRLSAMREAFSRSRSISTDV, encoded by the exons ATGACAGCCGGGACGGTGGTCATCACTGGGGGCATCTTGGCGACTGTGATTCTGCTCTGCATCATCGCTGTTCTGTGCTACTGCCGGCTTCAG TACTACTGCTGCAAGAAGGACGAGTcagaggaggacgaggaggagccTGACTTCGCTGTGCACTCGCACCTGCCCCCGCTGCCCGGCAGCCGCAACCTCGTGCTCACCAACGGGCCGGCGCTCTACCCGGCGGCCTCCACCTCCTTCAGCCAGAAGACCCCGCAGGCCCGCGCCCTGTGCCGCAGCTGCTCCCACTACGAGCCGCCCGCCTTCTTCCTGCAGGAGCCCGAGGACGAGAGCGTGCGCAACGGCGGGGAGCGCGTGGCCTACCAGAGCGTGGGCCAGGAGGACTCGGAGCTGCCgcccggggggctggggggcctgcAGGCGCTCAACCCCAACCGCCTGTCGGCCATGCGGGAGGCCTTCTCCCGGAGCCGCAGCATCAGCACCGATGTCTGA